A single Mustelus asterias chromosome 4, sMusAst1.hap1.1, whole genome shotgun sequence DNA region contains:
- the nudt21 gene encoding cleavage and polyadenylation specificity factor subunit 5, which produces MSVVPPSRSQAGWPRSVSQYGNKYLQAKPLTLERTINLYPLTNYTFGTKEPLYEKDCSVAARFQRMREEFEKIGMRRTVEGVLIVHEHRLPHVLLLQLGTTFFKLPGGELNPGEDEVEGLKRLMTEILGRQDGVQQDWVIDDCIGNWWRPNFEPPQYPYIPAHITKPKEHKKLFLVQLQEKALFAVPKNYKLVAAPLFELYDNAPGYGPIISSLPQLLSRFNFIYN; this is translated from the exons ATGTCGGTGGTTCCACCGAGCCGCTCACAGGCCGGCTGGCCCCGCAGCGTTTCTCAGTATGGGAACAAGTACCTGCAGGCCAAGCCACTGACCCTGGAGAGGACCATCAACCT ATATCCCCTGACTAACTACACTTTTGGTACCAAGGAACCCTTGTATGAGAAAGACTGTTCTGTTGCCGCTCGATTCCAGCGGATGCGGGAGGAATTTGAGAAGATTGGCATGAGGCGCACAGTGGAGGGTGTTTTGATTGTGCATGAGCACAGACTGCCTCATGTACTGCTGCTGCAGCTGGGGACAACCTTCTTTAAGCT GCCTGGTGGAGAGCTAAATCCTGGTGAAGATGAAGTAGAGGGTCTGAAACGTCTAATGACAGAG ATCTTAGGTCGCCAAGATGGTGTGCAGCAAGACTGGGTCATTGATGACTGCATTGGGAACTGGTGGCGACCGAACTTTGAACCCCCTCAG TATCCCTACATTCCAGCTCACATCACCAAGCCCAAAGAACATAAGAAGCTATTCTTAGTGCAACTTCAAGAGAAAG CCCTGTTTGCAGTGCCAAAGAATTACAAGCTGGTTGCTGCACCCTTATTTGAGCTTTATGACAATGCTCCAGGTTATGGACCCATCATCTCCAGTCTTCCTCAGCTTTTGAGCAG gtttaattttatttataacTGA